A genome region from Brassica oleracea var. oleracea cultivar TO1000 chromosome C2, BOL, whole genome shotgun sequence includes the following:
- the LOC106319532 gene encoding serine/threonine-protein kinase PBS1-like, with the protein MGCFSCFDSSDDETLNPAAEESSKAGQKQSQPTVSNSLSGLPSGGEKLNSNSKSNGGAKTELLLPRDGLGQIAAHTFTFRELAAATMNFHPDTFLGEGGFGRVYKGRLDSTGQVVAVKQLDRNGLQGNREFLVEVLMLSLLHHPNLVNLIGYCADGDQRLLVYEFMSLGSLEDHLHDLPPDKEALDWNMRMKIAAGAAKGLEFLHDKANPPVIYRDFKSSNILLDEGFHPKLSDFGLAKLGPTGDKSHVSTRVMGTYGYCAPEYAMTGQLTVKSDVYSFGVVFLELITGRKAIDTDMPHGEQNLVAWARPLFNDRRKFIKLADPKLKGRFPTRALYQALAVASMCIQGEAATRPLIADVVTALSYLANQGYDPNKSERGARLITRNDEGGGSGSKFDLEGSEKEDSPRETARMLNRDINRERAVAEAKMWGESLREKRRQSEQGTSESNSTG; encoded by the exons ATGGGCTGTTTCTCGTGCTTCGATTCGAGTGACGACGAGACGCTGAATCCAGCAGCTGAGGAATCATCCAAGGCGGGTCAGAAACAATCACAGCCGACAGTTTCCAATAGCTTGTCTGGACTACCTTCAG GTGGGGAGAAGCTTAACTCAAACTCAAAGAGCAATGGAGGCGCCAAAACGGAGCTGCTTCTTCCTAGAGATGGGCTTGGACAAATCGCTGCTCATACATTTACTTTCCGCGAGCTCGCTGCTGCTACTATGAACTTTCATCCAGACACTTTCTTAGGTGAAGGTGGTTTCGGACGTGTCTACAAAGGAAGGCTTGACAGCACTGGTCAGGTTGTTGCTGTTAAGCAGTTGGATAGGAACGGTCTACAAGGTAACAGAGAGTTTCTTGTAGAGGTTCTCATGCTCAGCCTTCTTCATCATCCCAACTTAGTCAACCTCATTGGTTACTGTGCTGATGGAGATCAACGCCTCTTGGTCTATGAGTTTATGTCCTTAGGATCATTGGAAGATCACCTCCACG ATCTTCCACCGGATAAGGAGGCCTTGGATTGGAACATGAGAATGAAGATAGCTGCTGGTGCAGCCAAAGGTTTGGAGTTTCTACATGACAAGGCAAACCCTCCGGTTATCTACAGAGATTTCAAGTCATCAAACATTTTACTAGACGAGGGGTTCCACCCAAAGCTTTCTGACTTTGGACTTGCCAAACTCGGACCAACGGGAGACAAGTCTCACGTCTCCACCAGAGTCATGGGCACTTACGGTTACTGTGCTCCCGAGTACGCAATGACCGGACAGTTAACAGTCAAATCAGATGTCTACAGCTTCGGTGTGGTGTTTCTCGAGCTCATTACTGGTCGGAAGGCGATCGATACCGACATGCCTCATGGAGAGCAGAACCTAGTCGCATGG GCTCGCCCGTTGTTTAATGATAGGAGAAAGTTTATAAAACTGGCGGATCCTAAGTTAAAAGGGAGGTTTCCAACGCGTGCGCTGTACCAAGCTTTAGCTGTGGCTTCAATGTGCATCCAAGGGGAGGCGGCTACACGTCCTCTCATAGCAGATGTGGTTACTGCGCTCTCGTATCTTGCGAACCAAGGTTATGATCCAAACAAGAGTGAGAGAGGGGCGAGGTTGATAACGAGGAACGATGAAGGAGGTGGCTCGGGGAGTAAGTTTGATTTAGAAGGTTCTGAGAAAGAAGATTCGCCTAGAGAGACGGCTAGGATGTTGAACAGGGACATTAATAGGGAGCGTGCGGTTGCTGAAGCTAAAATGTGGGGAGAGAGTTTGAGGGAGAAACGAAGACAGAGTGAGCAGGGGACTTCAGAGAGTAACAGTACCGGTTAA
- the LOC106324918 gene encoding ARMADILLO BTB ARABIDOPSIS PROTEIN 1 encodes MKISKSLKIHRRISSSSAISDHPPMEENHHKRQRTARVVAGRTSKRKLGRETYAVSIITQITEIEEEETDLAVAIRRHVEVLNSSFSDAGDVKGAAAALSSLAKTDENVEMMVENGAIPALVRNLESPWSLAISGNVPKSCDHKLEKDCAVSLGLIAANQPGYQQLIVDAGVIAPTVKLLKRRGVCIGCMEANAVLRRAADIVTNIAHDNPRIKTNIRVEGGIAPLVELLDFPDVKVQRAAAGALRTVSFRNDENKNQIVELNALPTLVLMLQSEDPSVHGESIGAIGNLVHSSPDIKKEVIRAGALQPVIRLLSSTCLETQREAALLIGQFAAPDSDCKVHIAQRGAITPLIKMLESSDEQVTEMAAFALGRLAQDTHNQAGIGQRGGIISLLNLLDVKTGSVQHNAAFALYGLADNEENVADFIKTGGIQKLQDDNFTVQPTRDCVVRTLKRLENKIQGPVLNQLLYLMKTTEKNIQMRIALALAHLCDPKDGKLIFIDNSGIEFLLEPLYISSMKQQKYSARALFELATKATSFAPEDSAPSSPTQRAFLGEEFVNNPTLSDVTFLIDGKQFFAHKICLVASSDIFRAMFDGLYKERNAQNVEIPNISWEVFELMMRFIYTGKINITKYLAQELLVAADQYLLDGLKRLCEYTIAQDICVENIPFMYDLADTFNASALRRACTLFVLEHYTKLSSELWFPMFIKKIIPEIKSYITDILGRPVQASS; translated from the exons ATGAAAATCTCCAAGTCGCTCAAAATCCACCGTCGAATCTCCTCCTCGTCAGCGATCTCAGACCATCCACCTATGGAGGAGAATCATCACAAGCGCCAGCGAACAGCACGCGTCGTCGCCGGAAGAACCTCGAAGCGAAAGCTCGGCCGAGAGACGTACGCGGTTTCGATAATCACGCAGATCACCGAGATCGAGGAAGAAGAAACAGATCTCGCCGTCGCGATCCGCCGCCACGTGGAGGTTCTGAACTCCAGCTTCTCAGATGCGGGAGATGTCAAAGGAGCTGCTGCTGCTCTCTCCTCCCTCGCTAAAACTG ACGAAAACGTGGAGATGATGGTGGAGAACGGAGCGATCCCTGCGTTGGTTAGAAACTTGGAATCGCCGTGGTCTTTGGCAATCAGCGGGAACGTTCCCAAGTCTTGTGATCATAAGCTAGAGAAAGATTGTGCTGTTTCACTTGGACTTATTGCTGCTAATCAG CCTGGTTACCAGCAGCTAATTGTAGATGCTGGGGTTATAGCTCCAACTGTGAAGTTGTTGAAGAGAAGAGGAGTTTGTATTGGGTGCATGGAAGCTAATGCTGTTCTTAGGAGAGCAGCTGATATCGTCACTAACATTGCTCATGACAATCCAAGGATTAAAACTAATATAAG GGTTGAAGGTGGCATTGCACCACTTGTTGAGCTTTTGGATTTTCCGGATGTTAAAGTACAGAGGGCTGCTGCTGGGGCCTTGCGTACGGTTTCTTTTAGAAATGATGAGAACAAGAACCAA ATTGTGGAGTTGAATGCTTTGCCCACGCTTGTATTGATGCTTCAGTCAGAAGATCCTTCTGTGCATGGCGAATCG ATTGGGGCAATTGGAAATCTTGTCCACTCATCTCCTGACATCAAGAAAGAGGTTATCCGCGCTGGTGCCTTGCAACCAGTAATCCGTCTACTTAG CTCAACTTGCTTGGAGACACAGAGAGAAGCAGCATTGTTGATTGGTCAATTTGCCGCGCCTGATTCAGACTGCAAG GTGCACATTGCCCAGAGAGGTGCAATTACACCATTAATTAAGATGCTTGAGTCATCAGATGAGCAGGTCACAGAAATGGCAGCGTTTGCTCTTGGGCGTTTGGCTCAG GACACACACAATCAGGCTGGGATTGGGCAAAGAGGAGGCATTATTTCACTACTAAATCTTCTTGATGTGAAAACTGGATCTGTGCAACACAACGCTGCCTTTGCTTTGTATGGCCTTGCAGATAATGAG GAAAATGTAGCAGATTTCATAAAGACTGGAGGTATTCAAAAGCTTCAAGATGACAACTTCACCGTTCAA CCGACTAGGGACTGTGTGGTGAGGACATTGAAGAGGCTAGAGAACAAGATTCAAGGACCT GTACTAAACCAACTATTATATCTAATGAAAACCACTGAGAAGAATATACAAATGCGAATTGCTTTGGCTCTTGCACATCTTTGTGACCCTAAAGATGGAAAATTAATTTTCATCGATAACAGTG GAATTGAGTTTTTGTTGGAGCCTCTATACATCTCAAGCATGAAACAGCAGAAGTATAGCGCAAGAGCTTTATTCGAATTAGCTACAAAAGCTACATCCTTTGCACCAGAGGACTCAGCACCTTCCTCACCCACACAACGG GCGTTTTTGGGTGAGGAATTCGTGAACAACCCTACTTTGTCCGATGTCACATTCCTGATCGATG GTAAACAATTCTTTGCTCATAAGATTTGCTTGGTAGCTTCCTCTGATATATTTCGTGCAATGTTTGATGGCCTTTACAAG GAACGAAACGCCCAAAATGTGGAGATCCCAAATATAAGCTGGGAAGTGTTTGAGCTTATGATGAG ATTCATATACACAGGAAAAATCAACATCACAAAATACTTGGCTCAAGAACTGCTTGTAGCAGCTGATCAGTATCTTCTCGATGGTCTCAAGCGGCTTTGTGAGTACACAATCGCTCAG GACATCTGTGTGGAAAACATACCGTTCATGTACGACTTAGCAGATACTTTCAATGCGTCAGCCTTAAGACGAGCTTGCACTCTCTTCGTTCTTGAGCATTACACTAAGCTCAGCTCTGAATTGTG GTTTCCCATGTTCATAAAGAAAATTATACCTGAAATCAAGAGTTACATCACTGATATTCTCGGACGGCCAGTCCAAGCTAGCAGCTAG
- the LOC106325028 gene encoding bidirectional sugar transporter SWEET15-like isoform X2, which yields MAGNAISFLVFLAPVPTFYRIYKNKSTESFQSLPYQVSLFSCMLWLYYALTKQDAFLLITINSFGCVVETIYIAMFFTYATKEKKMAAIKLFLTMNVAFFSLIIMVTHFAVKSPSLQVSVIGWICVAISVSVFAAPLMIVARVIKTKSVEFMPFTLSFFLTISAVMWFAYGAFLHDICIAIPNVVGFILGLVQMVLYGVYRNSGDKLDIGKKKNSSSEQLKTIVVMSPLGLSEMHPVDVTVTEPVIPLSYTVHHEDPSKITKEEEPSTEARQGHVETAPSRI from the exons ATGGCAGGAAACGCAATATCCTTCCTTGTATTCCTCGCTCCCGT GCCGACGTTTTATAGAATATACAAGAACAAATCGACTGAAAGTTTCCAGTCTCTACCGTACCAAGTGTCACTATTTAGCTGCATGTTATGGCTCTATTACGCATTGACTAAGCAAGATGCTTTTCTCCTAATTACCATCAACTCTTTCGGCTGCGTTGTGGAGACTATCTACATTGCCATGTTCTTCACTTACGCTACCAAGGAGAAAAAG ATGGCGGCTATTAAGTTGTTCTTGACGATGAATGTTGCTTTCTTCTCGTTGATTATAATGGTTACACATTTTGCGGTTAAAAGCCCTAGCCTCCAAGTCTCTGTCATCGGCTGGATTTGCGTTGCTATATCTGTTTCTGTTTTCGCTGCCCCTCTAATGATCGTG GCTCGTGTGATAAAGACCAAGAGTGTGGAGTTCATGCCCTTCACGCTTTCTTTCTTCCTCACTATAAGCGCTGTTATGTGGTTCGCATATGGCGCATTCCTCCACGACATATGCATTGCT ATTCCAAACGTGGTGGGATTCATACTAGGGTTGGTACAAATGGTTTTGTACGGAGTTTACAGAAACTCAGGAGATAAATTAGATATTGGGAAAAAGAAAAACAGTTCATCAGAACAACTTAAGACTATTGTTGTGATGAGTCCGTTAGGTTTGTCGGAAATGCACCCAGTTGACGTCACGGTGACCGAACCGGTGATTCCACTCTCTTACACTGTTCATCATGAAGATCCATCCAAAATTACTAAAGAGGAGGAGCCGTCAACTGAAGCCCGACAAGGCCATGTGGAGACTGCCCCGTCTCGAATTTGA
- the LOC106325028 gene encoding bidirectional sugar transporter SWEET15-like isoform X1, translated as MGVMVNHHLLAIIFGILGNAISFLVFLAPVPTFYRIYKNKSTESFQSLPYQVSLFSCMLWLYYALTKQDAFLLITINSFGCVVETIYIAMFFTYATKEKKMAAIKLFLTMNVAFFSLIIMVTHFAVKSPSLQVSVIGWICVAISVSVFAAPLMIVARVIKTKSVEFMPFTLSFFLTISAVMWFAYGAFLHDICIAIPNVVGFILGLVQMVLYGVYRNSGDKLDIGKKKNSSSEQLKTIVVMSPLGLSEMHPVDVTVTEPVIPLSYTVHHEDPSKITKEEEPSTEARQGHVETAPSRI; from the exons GAAACGCAATATCCTTCCTTGTATTCCTCGCTCCCGT GCCGACGTTTTATAGAATATACAAGAACAAATCGACTGAAAGTTTCCAGTCTCTACCGTACCAAGTGTCACTATTTAGCTGCATGTTATGGCTCTATTACGCATTGACTAAGCAAGATGCTTTTCTCCTAATTACCATCAACTCTTTCGGCTGCGTTGTGGAGACTATCTACATTGCCATGTTCTTCACTTACGCTACCAAGGAGAAAAAG ATGGCGGCTATTAAGTTGTTCTTGACGATGAATGTTGCTTTCTTCTCGTTGATTATAATGGTTACACATTTTGCGGTTAAAAGCCCTAGCCTCCAAGTCTCTGTCATCGGCTGGATTTGCGTTGCTATATCTGTTTCTGTTTTCGCTGCCCCTCTAATGATCGTG GCTCGTGTGATAAAGACCAAGAGTGTGGAGTTCATGCCCTTCACGCTTTCTTTCTTCCTCACTATAAGCGCTGTTATGTGGTTCGCATATGGCGCATTCCTCCACGACATATGCATTGCT ATTCCAAACGTGGTGGGATTCATACTAGGGTTGGTACAAATGGTTTTGTACGGAGTTTACAGAAACTCAGGAGATAAATTAGATATTGGGAAAAAGAAAAACAGTTCATCAGAACAACTTAAGACTATTGTTGTGATGAGTCCGTTAGGTTTGTCGGAAATGCACCCAGTTGACGTCACGGTGACCGAACCGGTGATTCCACTCTCTTACACTGTTCATCATGAAGATCCATCCAAAATTACTAAAGAGGAGGAGCCGTCAACTGAAGCCCGACAAGGCCATGTGGAGACTGCCCCGTCTCGAATTTGA
- the LOC106324883 gene encoding protein slowmo homolog — MVKAYKQEHVYKHPWERVSAASWRKFADPENKRILSHILEVDTLNRRLDTDTGKLHTTRALTIHAPGPWFLHRIIGQDICHCVESTVVDGKSRSMQLTTKNITLKKFIEVEERIRYDPHPENPSAWTVCSQETSIRIKPLSALASMAEKVEQKCAEKFMQNSMKGREVMERICRYMEAESAPV, encoded by the exons ATGGTAAAAGCATATAAACAAGAGCATGTCTACAAGCATCCATGGGAGCGGGTGAGTGCTGCCTCATGGAGGAAGTTCGCAGACCCTGAAAACAAACGCATCCTTTCTCATATCCTCGAAGTCGACACCTTGAACCGCAGACTCGACACTGACACCGGGAAGCTCCACACCACACGTGCTCTCACCATTCACGCTCCCGGTCCATGGTTCCTTCACAGGATCATAGGCCAAGACATCTGTCACTGTGTTGAGTCAACAGTTGTCGATGGCAAATCACGTTCTATGCAG CTTACGACAAAGAACATTACTCTCAAAAAGTTCATTGAAGTGGAGGAGAGGATAAGATACGATCCTCATCCAGAAAATCCATCGGCCTGGACGGTTTGTAGCCAGGAGACAAGCATTCGGATCAAGCCATTGTCGGCTCTGGCCTCAATGGCTGAGAAAGTTGAGCAGAAGTGCGCCGAGAAGTTCATGCAAAACAGCATGAAAGGGCGAGAGGTTATGGAGAGGATTTGTAGGTATATGGAAGCAGAGTCCGCTCCTGTCTAA
- the LOC106322647 gene encoding uncharacterized protein LOC106322647: protein MYLRLLCLVLLASCLTHQAFGRGRNRPPREVSSYPSSSITVVGVVYCDTCSSNTFSRQSYFLQGVDVHVSCRFKASSPKTTEEVNISVNRTTNRSGVYKLEIPHVDGINCVDGIAIASQCSAKLIKTSDSNIGCNIPVFQTATNEVSIKSKQDRVCIYSLSALSYKPSHRNTTLCSGGKRHHGREKEEEEKAEKKFRDSKFFWPYLPPYWFPWPYSTLPPLPTLPPLPSFPFPFLPLANPNPALPAFDWKDPITWIPYLPRFPPGDHKP, encoded by the exons ATGTATCTTCGACTTCTCTGTCTTGTCCTTCTAGCTTCTTGCTTGACACATCAAGCCTTTGGCCGTGGTCGTAACCGCCCACCGCGTGAAGTAAGCTCGTATCCTTCATCTAGCATCACAGTCGTCGGAGTTGTCTACTGTGACACTTGTTCAAGCAACACTTTCTCAAGACAAAGCTACTTCTTACAAG GAGTGGATGTTCATGTCAGCTGTAGATTCAAAGCAAGCTCACCAAAGACAACAGAGGAAGTGAACATATCAGTGAACAGAACAACAAACAGAAGCGGCGTTTACAAGCTGGAGATCCCTCACGTAGACGGTATCAACTGCGTGGACGGTATCGCCATAGCTTCTCAATGCAGCGCCAAGCTAATCAAAACATCGGACAGCAACATCGGCTGCAACATCCCCGTTTTTCAGACAGCAACCAACGAAGTATCCATCAAGTCAAAGCAAGACCGTGTCTGTATCTACAGCTTAAGCGCACTCAGCTACAAACCTTCCCACAGAAACACCACACTTTGCAGCGGAGGAAAGAGGCATCACGGGAGAGAGAAGGAGGAGGAGGAGAAGGCGGAGAAGAAGTTTAGAGACTCGAAGTTCTTTTGGCCGTATCTGCCACCGTACTGGTTCCCTTGGCCGTACTCGACTCTGCCGCCGTTGCCTACTCTGCCTCCCCTTCCTTCCTTCCCTTTCCCTTTTCTTCCTTTAGCTAACCCTAATCCAGCATTGCCTGCGTTTGACTGGAAAGATCCCATCACTTGGATACCTTATCTCCCACGTTTCCCTCCCGGTGATCACAAACCTTAG